One window from the genome of Streptomyces sp. NBC_00708 encodes:
- a CDS encoding XdhC family protein: MLDIAEELDRWAGQGRDFAVATVVAVGGSAPRQPGAALAVDRDGTAIGSVSGGCVEGAVYELCQQALDDGTTVLERFGYSDEDAFAVGLTCGGVIDILVTPVRADDPARPVFTAALAAAAQGEAAAVARITEGPAELLGRPLLVRPDGTYEGGLGGHPELNRTAVAETRAMLDQGRTGTLTIGADGSRCGQPLTLLVESSVPPPRMIVFGAIDFASALVRAGKFLGYHVTVCDARPVFATKARFPDADELVVDWPHRYLAGTSVDSRTVLCVLTHDAKFDVPLLEAALKLPVAYVGAMGSRRTHLQRNERLREAGVTELELARLHSPIGLDLGARTPEETALSIAAEIIAVRRGGSGAPLTGAHTPIHHPGGLPPAGRIGSVA; encoded by the coding sequence ATGCTCGACATCGCCGAAGAGCTCGACCGCTGGGCCGGGCAGGGACGCGATTTCGCCGTGGCCACCGTCGTCGCCGTCGGCGGCAGCGCGCCCCGCCAGCCGGGGGCCGCACTGGCCGTCGACCGCGACGGCACGGCGATCGGCTCGGTCTCCGGCGGGTGCGTGGAGGGCGCGGTGTACGAACTGTGCCAACAGGCCCTCGACGACGGCACCACCGTGCTCGAACGCTTCGGCTACAGCGACGAGGACGCCTTCGCGGTCGGCCTGACCTGCGGCGGCGTCATCGACATCCTGGTGACCCCGGTCCGGGCGGACGACCCCGCCCGCCCGGTGTTCACCGCCGCGCTCGCCGCCGCCGCGCAGGGGGAGGCGGCGGCGGTCGCCCGGATCACCGAAGGGCCCGCCGAACTCCTCGGCCGGCCCCTCCTGGTGCGCCCCGACGGCACCTACGAGGGCGGGCTCGGCGGACACCCCGAACTGAACCGCACCGCCGTCGCCGAGACCCGCGCCATGCTGGACCAGGGCCGCACCGGCACCCTCACCATCGGCGCCGACGGCTCGCGCTGCGGGCAGCCCCTCACGCTGCTCGTGGAGTCCAGCGTCCCGCCGCCCCGGATGATCGTGTTCGGGGCCATCGACTTCGCCTCGGCCCTGGTCCGCGCCGGGAAGTTCCTCGGCTACCACGTCACGGTGTGCGACGCCCGGCCCGTCTTCGCGACGAAGGCCCGCTTCCCGGACGCCGACGAGCTGGTCGTCGACTGGCCGCACCGCTATCTGGCCGGCACCTCCGTGGACAGCCGCACGGTCCTGTGCGTCCTCACGCACGACGCCAAGTTCGACGTGCCCCTGCTGGAGGCGGCGCTCAAGCTGCCCGTCGCGTACGTCGGCGCGATGGGCTCCCGCCGCACCCACCTCCAGCGCAACGAACGGCTCCGCGAGGCCGGGGTCACCGAACTGGAACTGGCCCGCCTGCACTCGCCGATCGGCCTCGACCTCGGAGCCCGTACGCCCGAGGAGACGGCCCTGTCGATCGCCGCCGAGATCATCGCCGTCCGGCGCGGCGGCAGCGGCGCCCCGCTCACCGGCGCGCACACCCCGATCCACCACCCCGGAGGGCTGCCCCCGGCGGGCCGCATCGGCTCGGTGGCCTGA